A window from Vigna angularis cultivar LongXiaoDou No.4 chromosome 7, ASM1680809v1, whole genome shotgun sequence encodes these proteins:
- the LOC108320162 gene encoding uncharacterized protein LOC108320162 yields the protein MGVGENRSFFGTGKPSLPVSRSDSNSNLNEGGLRRRLSSLSLKIQGSTAGGGGASYWSFPRSKSLSSMSDYAGTSIRKWWDRSWAWILSRKPIFVADLEMNHQETKLLGSHNRGTLRHVIYKMRSEIRRFIPSSDHATLPQTSS from the coding sequence ATGGGTGTGGGTGAGAACCGGAGTTTCTTCGGCACCGGAAAGCCATCGCTTCCTGTGTCGCGTTCTGACTCTAACTCTAACCTAAATGAAGGAGGCCTTCGCCGGCGTCTTTCCTCTCTGTCTCTCAAGATCCAAGGCTCCACGGCCGGCGGCGGAGGCGCATCGTATTGGTCGTTTCCCAGATCCAAGTCTCTCTCATCGATGAGTGACTATGCCGGCACCTCTATCAGGAAATGGTGGGACCGGAGCTGGGCTTGGATCCTCTCCAGGAAGCCAATCTTTGTGGCGGATCTCGAAATGAACCATCAGGAAACGAAGCTCCTCGGCTCCCACAACAGAGGCACTCTGAGACATGTTATCTATAAGATGCGCTCTGAGATCCGAAGATTCATCCCTTCTTCTGATCACGCCACACTTCCTCAAACCTCCTCTTGA